In one window of Hymenobacter nivis DNA:
- a CDS encoding transposase family protein codes for MTLCDSTQYVHFLSATESGRAHDKKLADEYALHLPAGCVLRQDLGLLGHAPTGVVVEMPHKKPPKRELTFAQKLYNQLLSPLRVVIEHAHSGIKRLHMVQGTIRLRGEWVRDTVMVVACGLHNLRVRSPHRAYRAPVHAKLANYAE; via the coding sequence ATGACCTTATGCGATTCCACGCAGTACGTGCATTTTCTCTCGGCTACGGAAAGCGGGCGAGCGCACGACAAAAAACTGGCCGACGAGTACGCGCTGCACCTACCGGCGGGCTGCGTGTTACGGCAGGATTTGGGCTTGCTGGGCCACGCCCCGACCGGGGTCGTGGTGGAGATGCCCCACAAGAAGCCGCCGAAGCGGGAGTTGACGTTTGCCCAAAAGCTGTATAACCAGTTGCTGAGTCCGTTGCGCGTCGTTATCGAACACGCGCACAGCGGTATCAAGCGCCTGCACATGGTGCAGGGCACTATCCGCTTGCGCGGCGAATGGGTGCGCGATACGGTCATGGTCGTGGCCTGTGGGCTGCACAACCTGCGCGTGCGCAGCCCGCACCGCGCCTATCGCGCACCTGTCCACGCGAAACTCGCTAACTACGCCGAATAA
- a CDS encoding inorganic phosphate transporter, whose translation MFGLEPHVLLLLGVCLLAACAFEFVNGFHDTANAVATVIYTNTLRPWVAVVWSAFWNFIGVFSGGIAVAMGIVYLLPVESLVDQNVYHGIAMVGALILAAIVWNVGTWYYGLPSSSSHALIGSILGVGIAFSLLPESKGAAVNWSKAGETGLALIIGPLLGFTFTIGMMFLLKRFVKSKAIFKEPHKRKPPPLWIRLLLVVTCTLVSFFHGSNDGQKGVGLIMLILIGIVPTFYSLDQSKNPLDLRESLTKVEFVMGRVNRAELSPADQKLLAEVNAQTADLDRLFAGKTDVAQLPKNARFEIRRDLLLAANRAKKLLGSNKVSLSTQDRTTFDGAIKEMKTFTDYAPWWVLLMVSLSLACGTMIGWQRIVTTIGERIGKEHLNYAQGASSELVAAAMIGASTAFGLASSTTQVLSSAIAGSMVANRGIKNLNPQMVRNIALAWVLTVPVTMVLSGLLFLLFRAVLG comes from the coding sequence ATGTTTGGATTAGAACCCCATGTGTTGCTGCTGCTGGGCGTGTGCCTGCTGGCCGCCTGCGCGTTCGAGTTCGTCAATGGCTTTCACGACACGGCCAACGCCGTGGCCACGGTCATTTATACCAACACGCTACGGCCGTGGGTAGCCGTGGTCTGGTCAGCGTTTTGGAACTTCATCGGCGTGTTTTCGGGCGGCATTGCCGTGGCCATGGGCATCGTGTACCTGCTACCTGTCGAGAGCCTCGTGGACCAGAACGTGTACCACGGCATTGCCATGGTGGGGGCCCTGATTTTGGCCGCTATCGTCTGGAACGTGGGCACCTGGTACTACGGCCTGCCCTCGTCGTCGTCGCACGCCCTCATCGGCTCCATCCTGGGCGTGGGCATTGCGTTTTCGCTGCTGCCGGAAAGCAAGGGCGCGGCCGTGAACTGGAGCAAGGCCGGCGAAACCGGCCTGGCGCTCATCATCGGCCCGCTGCTGGGCTTCACGTTCACCATCGGCATGATGTTCCTGCTCAAACGCTTCGTTAAAAGCAAAGCCATCTTTAAGGAGCCGCACAAACGCAAGCCCCCGCCCCTCTGGATCCGGCTGCTGCTGGTCGTCACGTGCACACTGGTGAGCTTCTTCCACGGCTCGAACGACGGCCAGAAGGGCGTGGGCCTCATCATGCTCATCCTCATCGGCATCGTGCCCACGTTCTACTCCCTCGACCAGAGCAAGAACCCATTGGATTTGCGCGAGTCGCTGACCAAGGTGGAATTCGTGATGGGCCGCGTGAACCGGGCCGAGCTAAGCCCCGCCGATCAAAAACTACTGGCCGAAGTGAACGCCCAGACCGCGGACCTCGACCGCCTGTTTGCCGGCAAAACCGACGTGGCCCAACTACCCAAAAACGCCCGCTTTGAAATCCGCCGCGACCTCCTGCTGGCCGCCAACCGCGCCAAAAAGCTCCTCGGCTCCAATAAGGTGAGCCTCAGCACCCAGGATCGTACCACCTTCGACGGGGCCATTAAGGAGATGAAAACCTTCACCGACTACGCCCCGTGGTGGGTGCTGCTGATGGTCTCGCTGTCGCTGGCCTGCGGCACCATGATCGGCTGGCAGCGCATCGTGACGACCATCGGCGAGCGCATTGGCAAGGAGCACCTCAACTACGCCCAGGGCGCCAGCTCCGAGCTGGTGGCCGCCGCTATGATCGGGGCCAGCACGGCTTTCGGCCTGGCTTCTTCCACCACGCAGGTGCTCTCATCGGCCATCGCCGGCAGCATGGTGGCCAACCGCGGCATCAAAAACCTCAACCCCCAGATGGTGCGCAACATCGCCCTGGCCTGGGTGCTCACCGTGCCCGTCACGATGGTGCTCTCCGGGCTCCTGTTCCTGCTCTTCCGCGCCGTGCTGGGCTAA
- a CDS encoding DUF4249 family protein, giving the protein MKTFLWLLLATAGALVGCESVVSVEPPAHTPRLALTYTVTNGVARAGNWQFYGDARDLYVSTSQSVLATKKLAGRTDATVELRDAAGQVVEQFRAVNRGLYNNDTLRGYYVPTRGYVGQPGQRYTLRASAPGVEAVEATLALPALPTLGAGSFVPDSPTSSSPYNNPTGRLSFAVLDDAATADYYLAYARVLDANGQPWGGVYQDNSGRDNQGPDVNLNRFDLSEPGIFYQTLPVSDAGRNGQRLVYSGKVRFYYNPPSGYGNHPNPPAPAFIEVLVSSIPVDTYNYYLSVQRYYDTENSIFAEPAPLRSNVPGGYGLFAGASDVVLRIPL; this is encoded by the coding sequence ATGAAAACCTTTCTCTGGTTGCTGCTGGCCACCGCGGGGGCCCTGGTCGGCTGCGAGTCGGTGGTGAGCGTGGAGCCGCCGGCCCACACGCCCCGACTGGCCCTCACCTACACCGTAACCAACGGCGTGGCTCGAGCCGGCAACTGGCAATTTTACGGCGATGCCCGCGACCTCTACGTGAGCACCAGCCAGAGCGTGCTGGCTACCAAGAAGCTGGCGGGCCGCACCGACGCCACGGTGGAGCTACGCGACGCCGCCGGGCAAGTGGTGGAGCAGTTCCGAGCCGTAAATCGGGGCCTGTACAACAACGATACATTGCGTGGCTACTACGTGCCCACCCGCGGCTACGTGGGCCAGCCCGGCCAGCGCTACACCCTACGGGCCAGCGCCCCGGGCGTGGAGGCGGTGGAGGCCACGCTTGCCCTACCCGCCCTGCCCACCCTGGGGGCCGGCAGCTTCGTGCCGGATTCGCCCACGTCGTCTTCGCCGTATAACAATCCCACGGGCCGGCTCTCCTTCGCGGTACTCGACGACGCGGCCACCGCTGACTACTACCTGGCCTACGCCCGGGTGCTGGACGCCAACGGCCAGCCCTGGGGCGGCGTGTACCAGGACAATAGCGGCCGCGACAACCAGGGCCCCGACGTCAACCTGAACCGCTTCGACCTGTCCGAGCCCGGCATTTTTTACCAGACGCTGCCCGTGAGCGACGCCGGCCGCAACGGCCAGCGCCTGGTGTACAGCGGCAAGGTGCGGTTTTATTACAACCCGCCGAGCGGCTACGGCAATCATCCTAACCCGCCGGCCCCGGCGTTCATCGAGGTGCTCGTGAGCAGCATCCCGGTCGATACGTACAACTATTACCTGTCGGTACAGCGCTACTACGACACCGAAAACAGCATTTTTGCCGAGCCCGCGCCGCTGCGCTCCAACGTACCGGGCGGCTACGGCCTGTTTGCCGGGGCCAGCGATGTAGTGCTGCGCATTCCACTTTAA
- a CDS encoding TonB-dependent receptor plug domain-containing protein, translating to MANEKRAGTLGYYFYDLNGKLNWKLSRRDRLYLSAYRGYDNFYANTRDADETQSTYTRSDVNLGWGNLTGALRWNHVVNDRLFLNTHLTYSQYQFDVGQDREDRTGAPGQADTKTTTNSLRYLSNIRDFSLKTDFDYAPSPDHYVRFGAQLTRHAFRPGAFAQTERLDTARSGATSGSRVLATESALYVEDDYRLSNRLNVNAGLRLNGYFVDDKFFPSVEPRLAARFMLTDEWALKAAYARTTQFIHLLTNSGIGLPTDLWVPATAAVRPQLAHQFSLGAARTLRYKGEAFEFSFETYYKPMQNLVEYREGASFLNTTDSDWQSKVISGQGWAYGGELFLQKKTGRTTGWLGYTLAWSTRRFPELNGGRAFPYKYDRRHDISLVVIHHFSPTLTLSGTWVYGTGNATTLASGRFQTGPQQGYNDYGDRNSFRMAAYHRFDLDLSKTKKKRWGEIVNSLSIYNVYSRNNPYYLYFQAAYFESNGTMSRPPSYRQVSLFPIIPSVSKAFKF from the coding sequence CTGGCCAATGAAAAGCGTGCCGGCACGCTGGGCTACTACTTCTACGACCTCAACGGCAAGCTCAACTGGAAGCTCAGCAGGCGCGACCGCCTGTACCTGAGCGCCTACCGGGGCTACGACAACTTCTACGCCAACACCCGCGACGCCGACGAGACCCAGTCCACCTACACCCGCTCCGACGTCAACCTCGGCTGGGGCAACCTCACGGGGGCCCTGCGCTGGAACCACGTCGTGAACGACCGGCTGTTTCTGAACACCCACCTCACCTACAGCCAGTACCAGTTCGACGTGGGCCAGGACCGGGAGGACCGCACGGGGGCCCCGGGCCAGGCCGACACCAAAACCACCACCAACAGCCTGCGCTACCTGTCGAACATCCGCGATTTCAGCCTGAAAACGGACTTCGACTACGCCCCATCGCCCGACCACTACGTGCGGTTTGGGGCCCAGCTCACGCGGCACGCGTTCCGGCCCGGGGCCTTCGCCCAAACCGAGCGCTTGGACACGGCCCGGAGCGGCGCAACGTCGGGCAGCCGCGTGCTGGCCACCGAAAGCGCCCTGTACGTGGAGGACGACTACCGCCTCAGCAACCGGCTGAATGTGAACGCCGGCCTGCGCCTGAACGGCTACTTCGTGGACGATAAGTTTTTCCCGTCGGTGGAGCCGCGCCTGGCCGCGCGCTTTATGCTCACCGACGAGTGGGCGCTGAAGGCGGCCTACGCCCGCACCACGCAGTTCATCCACTTGCTCACCAACAGCGGCATCGGCCTGCCCACCGACCTGTGGGTGCCGGCCACGGCGGCGGTGCGGCCCCAGCTGGCGCACCAGTTTAGCCTGGGGGCGGCCCGCACGCTGCGCTACAAGGGGGAGGCTTTCGAGTTCAGCTTCGAGACCTACTACAAGCCCATGCAAAACCTGGTGGAGTACCGCGAGGGGGCCAGCTTTTTGAACACCACCGACAGCGACTGGCAGAGTAAGGTGATCAGCGGCCAGGGCTGGGCCTACGGCGGCGAGCTATTTTTGCAGAAGAAAACCGGCCGCACCACCGGCTGGCTAGGCTACACCCTGGCCTGGAGCACCCGCCGCTTCCCGGAGCTGAACGGGGGCCGCGCGTTCCCCTACAAGTACGACCGGCGCCACGACATTTCCCTGGTTGTCATCCACCATTTCAGCCCCACGCTCACGCTCTCCGGCACGTGGGTGTACGGCACGGGCAACGCCACTACGCTCGCCTCGGGCCGCTTCCAGACGGGGCCCCAGCAGGGCTACAACGACTACGGCGACCGCAACTCGTTCCGCATGGCCGCCTACCACCGCTTCGACCTGGACCTGAGCAAAACCAAGAAAAAGCGCTGGGGCGAAATCGTCAACAGCCTCTCCATCTACAATGTGTACAGCCGCAACAACCCCTACTACCTGTACTTCCAGGCGGCTTACTTCGAAAGTAATGGGACGATGAGCCGGCCGCCCAGCTACCGCCAGGTGTCGCTGTTTCCCATCATCCCATCGGTCAGCAAGGCCTTTAAATTTTGA
- a CDS encoding TonB-dependent receptor, translating to MKHLFCWLLPGLWLGTGSARAQGSARVTISGYVRDRATGENLIGVAVVQAGTGLGTATNTYGFYSLTLPAAGLDSLRLVTSYVGYARGRWAAPATGSAGHDFLLAPAANELAGVEVVADRQAEDRGPRSTRMGTINVPIAQIKSLPKFMGETDVLKVLQLLPGVQSGGEGTSGLYVRGGSPDQNLILLDGTPVYNASHLFGFFSVFNADALNNVELIKGGFPARYGGRLSSVLDISMKEGNDQAFHGEGAIGLVATRITLEGPIKKDVASFIVSARRTYIDVVARPFVKA from the coding sequence ATGAAGCACCTTTTCTGCTGGTTACTACCGGGCTTATGGCTGGGCACGGGTTCTGCGCGGGCTCAAGGGTCCGCGCGCGTCACCATTAGCGGCTACGTGCGCGACCGGGCCACGGGCGAAAACCTCATCGGGGTGGCCGTGGTGCAGGCCGGCACCGGCCTGGGCACCGCCACCAACACCTACGGCTTCTACTCGCTCACGCTGCCCGCCGCGGGCCTCGACTCGCTGCGGCTGGTGACGAGCTACGTGGGCTACGCCCGTGGCCGCTGGGCCGCCCCGGCCACCGGCAGCGCGGGCCACGACTTCCTGCTCGCGCCCGCGGCTAACGAGCTAGCCGGCGTGGAAGTGGTGGCCGACCGCCAGGCAGAGGACCGGGGGCCCCGCAGCACGCGCATGGGCACCATCAATGTGCCCATTGCCCAAATCAAGAGCCTCCCCAAGTTCATGGGCGAAACCGACGTGCTGAAGGTGCTGCAACTGCTGCCCGGCGTGCAGAGCGGCGGCGAGGGCACCAGCGGCCTGTACGTGCGCGGCGGCTCGCCCGACCAGAACCTGATTTTGCTCGATGGCACGCCGGTGTACAACGCCTCCCACCTGTTCGGCTTCTTCTCGGTCTTCAACGCCGATGCGCTCAACAACGTGGAGCTGATCAAGGGCGGTTTTCCGGCGCGCTACGGCGGGCGGCTCTCGTCGGTACTGGATATCTCGATGAAGGAGGGCAACGACCAAGCGTTCCACGGCGAAGGGGCCATCGGGCTGGTGGCCACGCGCATTACGCTGGAGGGCCCCATCAAGAAGGACGTGGCCTCGTTCATCGTCTCGGCCCGACGCACCTACATCGACGTGGTGGCCCGGCCGTTTGTGAAGGCGTAG
- a CDS encoding porin family protein, whose amino-acid sequence MKKVLLSTALLAVTATAAQAQSPSFGIKAGASLTNFADRSNFKNKLGFNGGFVANLPISDGFSIQPELLYSMKGYKFSADDGFGAQVDGRKTLHYIDVPVLARINAGGLFFEAGPQFGYLVAAKFAQDGSANFPAGSYSVRRDYKIVDFGYAAGLGYQLPAGPGIGLRYNGGFKNISEYSGGQSIRNSAFQLYLSYMFGGK is encoded by the coding sequence ATGAAAAAAGTACTTCTATCCACCGCGCTGCTGGCCGTTACGGCCACCGCGGCCCAGGCCCAAAGCCCCTCGTTCGGCATCAAAGCCGGCGCTTCGCTGACAAACTTTGCTGACCGTAGTAATTTTAAAAACAAGCTCGGCTTCAACGGCGGATTCGTGGCCAACCTACCTATTAGCGACGGCTTCTCGATTCAGCCCGAACTATTGTACTCCATGAAGGGCTACAAATTCAGTGCGGATGATGGTTTCGGAGCTCAGGTGGATGGTAGAAAGACGTTACATTACATCGACGTGCCCGTGCTGGCGCGCATTAACGCCGGTGGTTTGTTCTTCGAAGCAGGGCCCCAGTTTGGCTATCTGGTAGCTGCCAAGTTTGCGCAGGACGGCAGCGCTAATTTCCCAGCCGGTTCTTATAGCGTCCGCAGAGACTACAAAATAGTGGATTTTGGCTACGCGGCGGGTTTGGGCTACCAGTTACCTGCTGGGCCAGGCATCGGCTTGCGCTACAATGGTGGTTTTAAGAACATCAGCGAGTACAGCGGTGGCCAAAGCATCCGCAACAGCGCCTTCCAGCTATACCTATCCTACATGTTCGGCGGGAAGTAA